A genomic stretch from Mya arenaria isolate MELC-2E11 chromosome 10, ASM2691426v1 includes:
- the LOC128205258 gene encoding perlucin-like protein, which produces MNIPIILIILIVGTEGACMDGWVHYEDSCYLIGHTDLSFIDAQRYCQSHGANLVNLETPKENTFLKGYLSDLKDSKHWIGLTDEITEGVWKQYPSEELVTFTDWGTHQPNNGKTSNCAAYWESFGYHWVDEPCTSHYKALCEMPFEAEHIVG; this is translated from the exons ATGAACATTccgattattttaataattcttatAG ttgGCACTGAGGGCGCTTGCATGGACGGATGGGTTCATTACGAAGACTCGTGTTACCTCATTGGACATACAGATCTGTCTTTTATAGATGCTCAG AGATACTGTCAGAGTCATGGGGCGAACCTAGTCAATTTAGAAACCCCAAAAGAGAACACGTTTCTAAAGGGTTATCTTTCAGATCTGAAAG ATTCGAAGCATTGGATTGGGCTTACTGACGAAATAACGGAGGGTGTGTGGAAGCAATATCCGTCAGAAGAGCTTGTGACCTTCACCGACTGGGGAACTCACCAGCCGAACAACGGCAAAACATCGAACTGTGCAGCCTATTGGGAGTCATTTGGATACCACTGGGTTGACGAACCGTGCACATCACACTATAAGGCTCTTTGCGAAATGCC gtTCGAGGCTGAGCATATCGTTGGCTAG
- the LOC128206945 gene encoding annetocin receptor-like, protein MYTTLPKSWRDEFDVNASLTELNDALATLHLPAIFICASLAVIGIIGNLIVLSVYIPHPSSFSRVFILWLAVVDLIACSIGTPLLVFSMIHPYQFPSENVCKTLRFVHVFLVGTSVFIFVSIAIERHRAICIFELVEMKTRRMHAMCIVSCIMGVVVAVPAIFIYGIRTVKTGVHNITGIECFVEDHFIQTDSIWPKIYFPFQSIVVSISFATLLVLYIRIGRQLQWHLKFTRRYSTSSILNNSTKSSQSLCIQKDATNTHKNTAGSILMKTTASEQTEGTYRLHTPVGKAASNAASRVNRAAHEMTSMFCWLTAVFVLSFIPHLAFIIYSTFRPDFAQDMTSLQVVTYNIFLRSFVINNMANPLVYFTCVRNFRRDFRKLFCKLFCCYRC, encoded by the coding sequence ATGTACACAACTTTACCAAAATCATGGCGGGACGAATTCGACGTCAACGCCTCGTTGACGGAACTCAACGACGCTTTGGCCACGCTACATCTTCCGGCCATTTTCATCTGCGCTTCGCTTGCAGTGATCGGGATCATCGGAAACCTGATCGTGTTAAGCGTCTACATACCCCACCCAAGCTCATTTTCACGTGTGTTTATTCTGTGGCTTGCTGTTGTAGACTTAATAGCGTGCAGCATCGGAACGCCACTTCTGGTGTTCAGCATGATTCATCCATACCAGTTTCCGTCCGAGAACGTATGCAAAACGTTACGTTTTGTCCACGTTTTTCTTGTTGGGACGTCAGTGTTTATATTCGTAAGTATTGCCATTGAAAGGCACCGGGCTATCTGCATTTTTGAGCTGGTTGAAATGAAAACAAGGCGAATGCATGCCATGTGTATTGTGTCTTGTATTATGGGAGTTGTAGTGGCCGTCCCGGCTATATTTATTTACGGAATAAGGACAGTCAAAACTGGAGTTCACAATATCACAGGAATTGAATGCTTTGTTGAAGACCACTTTATACAAACTGATTCAATATGGCCCAAAATATACTTCCCATTCCAATCCATAGTCGTGAGTATATCATTTGCTACATTGCTTGTGTTGTACATTCGGATTGGACGACAATTACAGTGGCATTTGAAATTTACGAGACGTTACTCCACAAGCTCGATCTTAAACAATTCAACCAAATCAAGCCAGTCACTGTGTATACAAAAAGATGCgacaaacacacataaaaacACAGCTGGAAGTATCTTAATGAAGACCACGGCGTCAGAACAAACTGAGGGAACGTACAGACTACACACGCCCGTTGGGAAGGCAGCGTCCAACGCCGCTAGCCGCGTAAATAGAGCCGCCCATGAGATGACCAGCATGTTTTGTTGGTTGACGGCCGTTTTTGTGCTCTCTTTCATTCCTCATCTTGCTTTTATCATCTACTCTACCTTTCGACCAGATTTTGCGCAGGATATGACGTCATTACAGGTTGTGACGTATAACATTTTTCTGAGATCGTTTGTGATAAATAACATGGCGAATCCTCTGGTATATTTCACATGTGTACGTAACTTCCGAAGAGACTTTAGGAAATTATTCTGCAAACTTTTCTGTTGTTACAGGTGTTAA